A genomic region of Desulfallas thermosapovorans DSM 6562 contains the following coding sequences:
- a CDS encoding SdpI family protein gives MANKHEDAVTLTVGQQMRSDWPALLMILASMVAGILVYPYLPDQVPSHWNIHGEVDGYSSRFWGAFGLPLLNAGIYLLMLVMPRIDPRRQNYIKFAKTYQVFKLMMVCFFTGLYVVTVLAALGYNVSVERLVPLGVSLLIIVIGNLMGKIHHNYFVGIKLPWTLASEVVWRKTHRMAAPLWVIAGLMGVVGSIFGGKTAAVLLFGPLSVAVVVPVIYSYLLYRNLNN, from the coding sequence TTGGCAAATAAGCATGAAGATGCGGTAACCTTAACGGTGGGGCAACAAATGCGCAGTGATTGGCCTGCCCTGCTAATGATTTTGGCCTCCATGGTGGCCGGCATACTGGTTTACCCCTATTTGCCGGACCAGGTCCCTTCCCACTGGAACATACATGGGGAGGTGGACGGTTATTCCTCACGCTTCTGGGGTGCCTTTGGCCTGCCGCTGTTAAATGCCGGCATCTATTTACTGATGCTGGTAATGCCGCGCATTGACCCCCGGCGCCAAAATTATATAAAATTCGCTAAGACGTACCAGGTTTTTAAACTGATGATGGTGTGTTTCTTCACCGGTCTTTATGTGGTTACAGTTCTGGCAGCTTTGGGTTATAATGTATCCGTGGAACGCCTGGTTCCCCTTGGGGTATCGCTGCTGATAATAGTAATCGGCAACTTAATGGGTAAAATACATCATAACTATTTTGTTGGTATTAAATTGCCCTGGACTCTGGCCAGCGAGGTTGTCTGGCGCAAGACCCACCGCATGGCGGCTCCGTTGTGGGTGATTGCCGGTCTGATGGGAGTTGTGGGATCAATCTTTGGAGGGAAAACGGCGGCGGTATTGCTTTTCGGTCCCTTGAGTGTGGCTGTTGTGGTACCGGTTATCTATTCCTATTTGCTGTACAGAAATTTGAATAACTAA
- the spoIVA gene encoding stage IV sporulation protein A, with protein MEKFDIFRDIAERTEGDIYLGVSGGVRTGKSTFIKRFMDLMVIPNIENEFERERAKDELPQSGAGKTIMTTEPKFVPNEAVELEISPNLKVKVRLVDCVGYRVEGALGYEDEEGNPRMVSTPWFEEPVSFEEAAETGTRKVISEHSTIGLVVTTDGTITDIPRENFVPAEERVVQELKDISRPFIIILNSTNPGSEEAIQLADELSEKYDVPVIPINCAEMSQSDILLIMEKALFEFPVNEVSITMPLWVEELEQKHWLREKFDEAVQDTVQQVRRLRDIDGAVEKLGEYDMVQTVNLNNLDLGTGTAAIEITSKPDLFYRVLAEETGFQLEGDHQLFRLVKELAVAKREYDKVAPALMELKETGYGMVTPGIEDMQLEEPELIRQGSRFGVKLKASAPSIHMIQANINTEITPIIGTEKQCEELVRYMLNEFEENPQKIWQSEIFGKSVSDLVREGIQNKLQRMPENAQAKLQETVKRIVNEGSGGLICIII; from the coding sequence ATGGAAAAGTTTGATATTTTCCGCGATATTGCGGAACGCACCGAGGGGGATATTTACCTGGGTGTTAGCGGCGGCGTGCGCACAGGCAAATCAACTTTCATCAAACGGTTTATGGATTTAATGGTCATACCCAATATTGAGAATGAATTCGAGCGGGAAAGAGCAAAAGATGAACTGCCCCAGAGCGGAGCCGGTAAGACTATTATGACCACCGAACCCAAATTTGTTCCCAATGAGGCTGTAGAATTAGAAATAAGCCCCAATCTTAAAGTAAAGGTTCGGCTGGTGGACTGTGTAGGGTACCGGGTGGAGGGGGCTTTGGGCTATGAGGATGAGGAAGGCAACCCGCGCATGGTTTCAACCCCCTGGTTCGAAGAACCCGTTTCCTTTGAGGAAGCAGCGGAAACAGGCACCAGAAAAGTGATCAGTGAACACTCCACCATTGGCCTGGTCGTTACCACCGACGGTACCATCACTGATATACCAAGGGAAAATTTCGTGCCCGCCGAAGAAAGGGTAGTCCAGGAGTTAAAGGATATCAGCAGGCCTTTTATCATTATCTTAAACAGTACCAATCCCGGTAGTGAAGAGGCTATTCAACTGGCCGACGAGCTTTCGGAAAAATATGATGTACCGGTAATTCCAATCAACTGTGCGGAGATGTCCCAAAGCGATATACTGCTGATTATGGAAAAAGCCCTGTTTGAATTCCCGGTTAATGAAGTATCCATTACCATGCCACTGTGGGTGGAAGAACTGGAACAAAAACACTGGTTGAGAGAAAAGTTCGACGAGGCTGTACAGGATACTGTGCAGCAGGTGCGGCGTTTACGGGACATCGACGGTGCGGTGGAGAAACTGGGCGAATACGATATGGTTCAGACTGTTAATTTAAACAATCTGGACCTGGGCACAGGTACTGCCGCCATAGAGATTACCTCCAAACCCGATTTGTTTTACAGGGTACTGGCGGAGGAAACCGGTTTTCAACTGGAAGGCGATCACCAGTTGTTCCGCCTGGTCAAGGAACTGGCCGTAGCCAAGCGGGAGTACGACAAAGTGGCCCCGGCCCTTATGGAATTAAAGGAAACGGGTTACGGTATGGTAACTCCTGGTATTGAAGATATGCAACTGGAGGAACCGGAGCTAATCAGGCAGGGCAGCCGGTTCGGTGTCAAGCTAAAAGCCAGCGCCCCGTCTATTCATATGATCCAAGCCAACATTAACACCGAGATCACACCCATCATTGGTACCGAAAAACAATGCGAGGAACTGGTACGCTACATGCTCAATGAGTTTGAGGAAAACCCGCAGAAAATCTGGCAGTCCGAAATATTCGGCAAATCGGTCAGTGATCTGGTGCGCGAAGGTATTCAAAACAAGCTGCAAAGGATGCCGGAAAACGCCCAGGCCAAACTGCAGGAGACTGTCAAGCGTATTGTCAATGAGGGTAGCGGCGGTTTAATTTGTATCATCATCTAA
- a CDS encoding autorepressor SdpR family transcription factor, which translates to MLDDLFKALSDPTRRKILKMLRQGDMTAGEISNHFNISKPSLSHHLNVLKQADLVQDERKGQYIYYTLNTSVFQDLLAWFTDIINNKERGEHIGK; encoded by the coding sequence ATGCTTGACGACCTGTTCAAGGCGCTTTCCGATCCCACCAGGCGCAAAATACTTAAAATGTTGCGCCAGGGGGATATGACTGCGGGGGAAATTTCCAACCACTTTAATATCTCCAAACCCAGTTTATCCCACCATTTAAACGTGCTTAAACAGGCGGATTTGGTGCAGGACGAAAGAAAAGGCCAGTACATTTACTATACCCTGAACACCTCAGTGTTTCAGGACTTGCTGGCCTGGTTTACGGATATCATTAACAACAAAGAAAGAGGTGAGCATATTGGCAAATAA
- a CDS encoding aspartate kinase — translation MLIVQKYGGTSVGDASRIRNVARRVVEQYRKGNQMVVVVSAMGDSTDDLIDLSRQITDNPSPREMDMLLSTGEQVSIALLAMAIKNLGVDAVSLTGPQAGIKTDACYSKSRVTAVDNTRLKAELAKDKIVIVAGFQGLNEYGDITTLGRGGSDTTAVVLAAALQADLCEIFTDVDGVYTTDPRIVPEACKLETITYDEMLELAHLGAAVLHPRAVECAKLYNIPLHVRCSFNDHPGTIVKEETDMEKSMVITGVTYTKNVAKLGIFGVPDQPGIAYMVFKKLADNNISVDMIVQSSMRDGINDISFTVAQDDLRRSLETIEEIIKVVGAQGYTHDADVAMVSVVGAGMNSNPGVAAMMFGALADVDINIEMISTSDIKISCIVKNSDAEKAVKILHSKFGLDKAN, via the coding sequence ATGTTAATTGTGCAAAAATATGGCGGTACATCGGTGGGAGATGCCTCGCGTATTAGGAATGTTGCCCGGCGGGTGGTGGAGCAGTACCGCAAGGGCAACCAAATGGTGGTTGTGGTCTCGGCCATGGGTGATTCCACCGATGATTTGATAGATTTGTCCCGGCAGATAACCGACAACCCCTCTCCCCGGGAAATGGATATGTTGCTGTCCACCGGTGAGCAGGTATCCATTGCCCTGCTGGCTATGGCCATTAAGAATTTGGGTGTTGACGCGGTTTCCCTCACCGGACCCCAGGCCGGTATCAAAACAGATGCTTGTTATTCCAAATCCCGGGTCACGGCGGTGGATAACACCCGCCTGAAAGCGGAACTGGCCAAAGATAAAATTGTAATCGTGGCCGGTTTCCAGGGATTAAACGAATACGGTGACATCACCACCCTGGGCCGGGGCGGTTCGGACACCACTGCCGTTGTACTGGCGGCGGCGCTACAGGCGGATTTGTGCGAGATTTTCACCGATGTGGACGGTGTTTATACAACCGATCCCAGGATAGTGCCCGAGGCATGTAAATTGGAAACCATTACCTACGATGAAATGCTGGAACTGGCCCATCTGGGGGCGGCGGTACTGCATCCCCGGGCGGTGGAATGTGCCAAACTCTATAATATACCGCTGCATGTCCGGTGCAGTTTCAATGATCACCCGGGCACCATTGTAAAGGAGGAAACCGATATGGAAAAAAGTATGGTTATTACCGGTGTTACATATACCAAAAATGTTGCCAAGCTGGGCATTTTCGGTGTACCCGACCAGCCGGGCATTGCCTATATGGTATTTAAGAAGCTGGCCGATAACAATATCAGCGTGGATATGATTGTGCAAAGTTCCATGCGCGACGGCATAAATGACATATCCTTCACCGTGGCCCAGGACGATCTGCGCAGGTCACTGGAGACCATTGAAGAAATCATTAAAGTGGTGGGTGCCCAGGGCTATACCCACGACGCCGACGTGGCCATGGTTTCGGTGGTGGGTGCCGGCATGAACAGCAACCCCGGCGTAGCCGCCATGATGTTCGGGGCTTTGGCAGACGTAGATATCAATATTGAAATGATTTCCACCTCGGACATAAAAATATCCTGTATCGTCAAAAACAGCGACGCCGAGAAAGCGGTAAAAATACTGCACAGTAAATTTGGGTTGGATAAAGCCAACTAA
- a CDS encoding cofactor-independent phosphoglycerate mutase codes for MKYIIILGDGMADYPRPELGGQTPLQYARTPHMDALAARGETGLVKTVPDGFAPGSDVANLSVMGYAPEKYYTGRSPLEAVSMGVKLADTDVAFRCNLVTLSGEPAYHDKQMVDYSAGEITSEEARELIETVQLKLGTGDKCFYPGISYRHLMVWQNGPEKTDLTPPHDISGRVVGDYLPGGAGADMLLEMMKQSYVLLKEHPVNRSRVDRGLRPANSIWLWGQGKKPQLPLFKDMYHLDGAVISAVDLIMGIGICAGLQVIKVPGATGNIHTNFKGKAEAVLSALRDGADFVYLHIEAPDEAGHQGDTETKVRAIEEIDRQVLGPLQEGLTGFPGYRIMVLPDHPTPLSIRTHTAEPVPYVLADSKVVTGTAGKTYSELDASATGIMVPDGPSLIRKFLGLA; via the coding sequence ATGAAATATATCATAATTTTAGGTGACGGAATGGCGGATTATCCCCGTCCCGAACTGGGCGGCCAAACACCGCTGCAGTATGCCAGGACCCCTCATATGGATGCATTGGCTGCCCGGGGGGAAACGGGGCTGGTGAAAACCGTACCGGACGGGTTTGCACCGGGCAGTGACGTGGCTAACCTGTCGGTAATGGGTTACGCGCCGGAAAAGTATTATACCGGTCGCTCGCCCCTGGAAGCTGTAAGTATGGGCGTGAAGCTGGCTGATACGGATGTGGCTTTTCGCTGCAACCTGGTAACCCTGTCCGGCGAACCGGCCTACCACGATAAACAAATGGTTGATTATAGCGCCGGTGAAATCACCAGTGAGGAAGCCCGAGAATTAATTGAAACCGTGCAATTAAAGCTGGGCACCGGTGATAAATGTTTTTACCCCGGCATCAGCTACAGGCACTTGATGGTATGGCAAAACGGCCCGGAAAAAACTGACTTGACGCCGCCGCATGATATTTCCGGCCGTGTCGTGGGGGATTACCTGCCCGGCGGTGCAGGTGCGGATATGTTGCTGGAAATGATGAAACAAAGCTATGTCTTATTAAAGGAACACCCGGTAAACCGGTCCAGGGTGGACAGGGGGCTGCGCCCGGCCAATTCGATATGGCTCTGGGGTCAGGGTAAAAAGCCGCAGCTACCGTTGTTTAAGGACATGTACCACCTGGATGGAGCCGTTATTTCTGCCGTGGACCTGATTATGGGGATCGGTATTTGCGCCGGCCTGCAGGTGATCAAAGTACCCGGTGCCACAGGCAATATCCATACCAACTTTAAAGGGAAAGCCGAAGCTGTGCTGTCTGCGCTGCGTGACGGGGCTGATTTTGTTTACCTGCACATTGAAGCACCAGACGAAGCCGGGCACCAGGGAGACACCGAAACTAAAGTGCGGGCCATTGAAGAAATCGATCGCCAGGTGCTGGGCCCGTTGCAGGAGGGTTTAACCGGCTTTCCCGGTTACCGGATCATGGTGCTGCCGGACCACCCGACTCCTCTGAGCATTCGCACTCATACCGCCGAGCCCGTGCCTTATGTACTGGCGGATTCCAAAGTTGTTACCGGTACGGCGGGTAAAACATACAGCGAGTTGGACGCTTCTGCCACCGGTATCATGGTGCCCGATGGCCCCTCGCTAATACGCAAATTCCTTGGTTTAGCATAA
- a CDS encoding homoserine dehydrogenase, translated as MSVENIKIGLLGLGTVGRGVYRIITGNPENIKRKVGAGLEIKKIMVRNIDKPRDLDINPAMLTTNIEDIIDDPEIKIVVEVMGGIEPTLDYVSRALENGKSVVTANKDMIAVYGKQLFALSDASHTDLLFEASVAGGIPIIRPLKQCLAANRVTQIIGIINGTTNYMLTKMTEEGSDFADVLREAQAKGYAEADPTADIEGYDAARKLAILASIAFNSRIVLDDVYVEGITKITAADIAYAGELNYIVKLLGIAKETAEGVEVRVHPALIPRDHPLASVNDVYNAIFVTGDAVGDTMFYGRGAGEMPTASAVVADVMDAARNLLHNVPGFISCTCYEEKPVKDMGATEAKYYVRLEVTDRPGVLASIAYAFGDKEVSLASVLQKHTDGDNAEIVLVTHKVRERNMQEALNIIKQLSSVNEVANIIRVEGD; from the coding sequence ATGTCGGTTGAAAATATAAAGATCGGTCTTTTGGGGCTGGGCACAGTGGGGCGTGGGGTATACCGCATCATTACCGGCAACCCGGAAAATATCAAGCGCAAGGTTGGGGCCGGGTTGGAAATAAAAAAAATCATGGTGCGTAATATCGACAAACCCCGCGATCTTGACATCAACCCGGCCATGCTGACCACCAATATAGAGGATATAATCGACGATCCCGAAATAAAAATAGTGGTGGAGGTAATGGGCGGCATCGAACCCACCCTGGACTATGTCAGCCGGGCGCTGGAGAACGGCAAAAGCGTGGTCACCGCCAACAAGGACATGATCGCGGTGTACGGCAAACAGCTTTTCGCCCTGTCGGATGCCAGCCATACCGATTTATTGTTTGAAGCCAGCGTGGCCGGCGGTATTCCCATTATCAGGCCGCTAAAGCAGTGTCTTGCAGCCAACCGGGTCACGCAAATTATCGGTATTATCAACGGTACCACCAACTATATGCTAACCAAAATGACCGAGGAAGGTTCGGACTTTGCGGATGTACTGCGGGAAGCCCAGGCCAAGGGGTACGCCGAGGCCGACCCCACTGCAGACATTGAAGGTTATGATGCGGCCCGTAAACTGGCCATATTGGCTTCCATTGCCTTTAACTCGCGCATTGTACTGGACGATGTTTATGTCGAGGGTATTACCAAAATTACCGCTGCGGACATAGCCTACGCCGGAGAGCTCAATTATATTGTCAAATTACTGGGCATTGCCAAGGAAACCGCTGAAGGGGTTGAAGTGCGGGTGCACCCCGCCCTGATCCCCCGGGATCATCCCCTGGCGTCGGTAAACGATGTATATAACGCTATTTTCGTTACCGGCGATGCCGTAGGCGATACCATGTTTTACGGCCGGGGAGCCGGAGAAATGCCCACTGCCAGCGCAGTGGTGGCCGATGTTATGGATGCCGCCCGTAATTTATTGCATAACGTACCGGGGTTTATCTCCTGTACCTGTTATGAAGAAAAACCCGTTAAAGATATGGGGGCTACCGAGGCTAAATACTATGTTCGACTGGAGGTAACCGACAGGCCCGGCGTTCTGGCCTCCATTGCTTATGCTTTTGGGGACAAGGAAGTCAGCTTGGCTTCGGTGCTGCAAAAGCATACCGACGGTGATAACGCGGAGATTGTACTGGTTACCCATAAAGTGCGGGAGCGAAATATGCAGGAGGCACTTAATATCATTAAACAACTATCTTCGGTCAATGAGGTGGCCAATATAATCCGTGTGGAGGGTGATTAA
- a CDS encoding ACT domain-containing protein, which yields MAGKVPRFFLVQEDILPEAFYKTVQAKELLLSGEVATVNEAVERVNLSRSAFYKYKDKVYPFYRWNRDQTVILEMLLEHRSGVLSAVLNSIAAVGGNIITINQNIPQQGVAMATVTIETAGLKCDVENMLEMLRGTPGVKAAKPLGADGTRD from the coding sequence GTGGCGGGCAAGGTACCGCGTTTTTTTCTAGTCCAGGAAGATATCCTTCCCGAAGCCTTTTATAAAACTGTTCAGGCTAAGGAACTACTTTTGAGCGGTGAAGTGGCCACTGTTAACGAAGCGGTGGAAAGGGTTAATTTAAGCCGCAGCGCTTTCTATAAATATAAAGATAAAGTATACCCTTTTTATCGCTGGAACCGGGATCAAACCGTGATCCTGGAAATGCTGCTGGAACACCGTTCGGGTGTTTTATCCGCGGTGCTGAACAGCATTGCCGCGGTGGGTGGTAACATAATTACCATCAACCAAAACATCCCCCAGCAGGGTGTGGCCATGGCCACTGTAACCATTGAAACAGCCGGTTTAAAATGTGACGTGGAAAACATGCTGGAAATGCTGCGCGGTACCCCGGGTGTTAAAGCAGCCAAACCGCTGGGCGCCGACGGTACCCGGGATTGA
- a CDS encoding cell wall hydrolase, which produces MGENFSITIIKRKPICFLLLPVLLLVFPAIGVAQVHTVSKGDSIYKISNWYNVSQFALRYNNNLWSDAIYTGQQLNIPARYTVQSGDTLYLIGKKFGVSASGIKSINQLKSDMIYPGQILYIPRYKNGSGNVSPGTSTQNNYYNVSRGGRLSSGDFDLLARIITAEADSESYVTQVAVGAVVLNRVDSPLFPNSIPGVVYQVDDGGKYQFEPVLNGWINKPASESGKKAAMDALNGWDPTNGALYFFESWVPNRYLQSRPVSTVLDAFTFSY; this is translated from the coding sequence ATGGGTGAAAACTTTAGCATAACCATAATAAAGAGAAAGCCAATTTGTTTTTTATTGCTTCCGGTATTGCTGCTGGTGTTTCCGGCCATTGGTGTAGCCCAGGTACATACGGTAAGCAAAGGTGACAGTATTTACAAAATCAGCAATTGGTACAATGTGAGCCAGTTTGCCCTGCGCTATAACAACAATTTGTGGTCCGACGCCATATACACCGGCCAGCAGTTAAACATCCCTGCCCGGTATACGGTCCAAAGCGGAGACACCCTTTATTTAATCGGTAAAAAATTTGGTGTTAGTGCCAGTGGTATTAAATCCATCAACCAGTTGAAAAGCGATATGATTTACCCGGGGCAAATTTTATACATACCCCGGTATAAAAATGGTTCAGGCAATGTTTCACCCGGGACAAGCACCCAAAATAACTACTATAACGTAAGCCGCGGCGGGCGCCTGAGCAGCGGGGATTTCGACCTGCTGGCCCGGATCATTACTGCCGAGGCGGATTCCGAATCCTATGTCACCCAGGTGGCCGTTGGTGCCGTAGTACTGAATCGTGTGGACAGCCCGTTGTTCCCCAACTCCATACCGGGAGTCGTATATCAGGTCGATGATGGTGGAAAGTACCAGTTTGAACCGGTACTTAACGGTTGGATCAACAAACCGGCCAGCGAATCCGGCAAAAAGGCCGCCATGGATGCGCTGAACGGCTGGGATCCCACCAATGGCGCCCTGTACTTTTTTGAGTCCTGGGTACCCAACAGATACTTGCAATCGCGCCCGGTAAGCACTGTTTTGGATGCGTTCACATTTTCCTATTAA
- a CDS encoding DUF362 domain-containing protein, with the protein MSGSSEVYFTDLRTSSKENLFNKLAKLCSRVGLKEIIQPKELVALKVHFGERGNLAYIRPQFVRQIVDKVREYGGKPFLTDANTLYVGSRANAVDHLETAIQNGFDYAVVNAPLIIADGLNGKDYVNVPIAGKHFKEVKIGSAAYHAGAIISITHFKGHELTGFGGTLKNLGMGLGCRSGKQMMHSDVLPRITAEKCLACGLCARWCPATAINIEEHAAIDENVCWGCGECTVTCPHGAIKISWKTQPNNVQEKIVEYTMGVLKNKEHKAVHFTFIMNVSPECDCCTYNDAPVVRDIGIAASRDPVALDQACIDLVNSEVALSGSRLGDNIHTGDKFGSLHKGIDWSVQLAYGEEMGLGTRKYRLIKV; encoded by the coding sequence ATGTCAGGATCTTCGGAAGTTTATTTTACTGATTTGCGCACCAGCAGCAAGGAAAACCTGTTCAACAAACTAGCCAAGCTATGCAGCAGGGTGGGCTTGAAGGAAATAATCCAGCCTAAAGAATTGGTGGCCCTTAAGGTTCACTTCGGTGAAAGGGGCAACCTGGCATACATACGCCCACAATTTGTGCGTCAGATTGTTGATAAGGTCAGGGAATATGGCGGCAAACCGTTTCTCACCGATGCCAATACTTTATATGTGGGTTCCAGGGCCAATGCGGTTGACCACCTGGAGACCGCCATTCAAAACGGGTTTGATTATGCGGTGGTTAACGCGCCGCTGATCATTGCCGATGGTTTGAACGGAAAAGATTATGTTAATGTGCCCATTGCAGGTAAGCATTTCAAAGAAGTCAAAATAGGCAGCGCAGCCTACCATGCGGGGGCCATTATATCCATAACCCATTTCAAAGGCCATGAGTTAACCGGTTTTGGCGGTACGTTGAAGAATTTGGGCATGGGGCTGGGCTGCCGCAGCGGCAAACAAATGATGCATTCGGATGTTCTGCCCCGGATTACCGCCGAAAAATGCCTGGCCTGCGGGTTGTGCGCCAGGTGGTGTCCCGCCACCGCCATCAATATCGAAGAGCACGCCGCCATTGACGAGAATGTGTGCTGGGGTTGCGGTGAGTGCACTGTCACCTGCCCCCACGGGGCAATTAAAATAAGTTGGAAAACCCAGCCCAACAACGTGCAGGAAAAGATTGTGGAATATACCATGGGTGTTTTAAAGAACAAAGAGCACAAAGCCGTACATTTCACCTTTATTATGAATGTTTCCCCGGAATGTGACTGCTGCACTTATAATGACGCCCCGGTGGTGCGGGATATAGGCATTGCAGCCTCACGGGACCCCGTGGCCCTGGATCAAGCCTGTATAGATCTGGTCAACAGTGAGGTGGCGCTCAGCGGCTCCCGCCTGGGGGATAATATTCATACCGGAGACAAGTTCGGCTCACTGCATAAAGGGATAGACTGGTCTGTACAGCTGGCTTACGGTGAGGAGATGGGTCTGGGCACCAGAAAGTACCGGTTGATAAAAGTTTAA
- the thrB gene encoding homoserine kinase produces the protein MIRVQVPATTANLGPGFDCLGMALELYNIVEFSKITRGLVVEVEGEGAGNLPCNESNLVYRAAKRVFDRAGYAPAGLRIRLINGIPVGRGLGSSAAAVIGGIIAANRLCGAGLGTREMLTLACSMEGHPDNIAPALLGGLVIYASVDGEITWTKIDLPPGIKAVVAVPDFVMNTRDTREALPQLVTMRDAVFNISRAALLVAALQKGDLSVLGTAMDDRLHQPFRSGLIPGFKKVVSAARLAGARGVALSGAGPTIVALADDNQALIAEVMKETFRESGVNARSLILAPSPVGARALEVI, from the coding sequence GTGATTAGAGTTCAGGTGCCGGCCACCACCGCTAATTTAGGCCCGGGCTTTGACTGCCTGGGTATGGCGCTGGAATTATACAATATAGTGGAATTTAGCAAAATTACCCGCGGCCTGGTTGTAGAGGTGGAGGGTGAAGGGGCCGGTAATTTGCCGTGCAATGAGAGCAATCTGGTATACCGGGCGGCCAAGCGGGTTTTCGACCGGGCAGGTTATGCACCGGCCGGGCTGCGCATCCGGCTGATTAACGGTATACCGGTGGGGCGGGGGTTGGGCAGCAGCGCCGCCGCAGTTATCGGGGGTATCATTGCGGCTAACAGGCTTTGCGGTGCAGGACTTGGTACACGGGAAATGCTCACCCTGGCCTGTTCCATGGAAGGGCACCCGGACAACATTGCCCCGGCCTTATTAGGCGGGCTGGTAATATATGCTTCGGTGGATGGTGAAATAACCTGGACTAAAATAGATTTACCTCCGGGCATCAAAGCTGTTGTGGCTGTACCTGATTTTGTCATGAACACCAGGGACACCAGGGAAGCCCTCCCGCAATTGGTAACCATGCGGGATGCCGTATTTAACATCAGCCGGGCGGCGCTCTTAGTGGCCGCGCTGCAAAAGGGTGATTTGTCCGTGCTGGGTACGGCCATGGATGATAGATTGCACCAGCCTTTCCGTTCCGGGTTGATTCCCGGTTTTAAAAAGGTTGTTTCAGCCGCCAGGCTGGCCGGTGCCCGGGGTGTGGCCCTGAGCGGTGCCGGGCCTACCATAGTGGCCCTGGCGGATGATAACCAGGCATTAATTGCGGAAGTAATGAAAGAAACCTTCCGGGAAAGCGGCGTAAACGCTCGTTCTTTAATACTGGCGCCCAGCCCGGTGGGAGCAAGAGCACTGGAAGTAATATAA
- a CDS encoding SIR2 family protein, translating to MQIGRDVVFVFGAGASYADGAPLQADILPIIMSNEFPDIQQSPTGQIVTEFIAENFAWDARAKIYPTLETVFGFLDYFISQDEHLSARYSHARIRVIKEGLIKLIHYVISEKSHRQGTTYRSFWEAVFRYNPNIAILTLNYDTLLEDAYSSLCPGGAVNIDYGIHLMNYDLNEEKRPPNRISPAAMKILKGHGSLNWKYCHCCKQVLLTPRDTKINLYAGHTGEGRCVSNKYRCPVDASEFETLIIPPSHIKKISHPVISQILGEAMREIRSCRKVVFVGYSFPDADVHFKALFKKSLSPHQQVIVVNNSKSRTLKYNYLALSNHVRFIKLSFADFLMDRSLVQEILTTTGSPNAPAPVSMPLYHPVHT from the coding sequence ATGCAAATAGGCCGGGATGTGGTGTTTGTTTTCGGTGCCGGAGCCTCTTATGCCGACGGGGCTCCCCTGCAGGCTGATATACTGCCGATAATCATGTCCAATGAGTTTCCGGACATCCAACAATCTCCCACCGGTCAAATCGTTACCGAATTCATAGCGGAAAACTTTGCCTGGGACGCGCGGGCTAAAATATACCCCACGCTGGAAACCGTGTTCGGCTTTTTGGATTATTTTATCAGCCAGGACGAACACTTGAGCGCCCGGTACTCTCATGCCCGGATTCGGGTTATCAAAGAAGGGCTCATTAAACTGATCCATTACGTGATCAGCGAAAAATCACACCGGCAGGGAACAACATACCGCTCCTTCTGGGAGGCTGTTTTCCGGTACAATCCCAACATCGCCATACTTACTTTAAACTATGACACCCTTTTGGAAGACGCTTACAGTTCCCTGTGCCCCGGCGGCGCGGTTAATATAGATTACGGTATCCACCTGATGAACTACGATCTGAATGAAGAGAAGCGCCCGCCCAACCGCATCAGCCCTGCCGCCATGAAAATATTAAAGGGCCACGGTAGCTTAAACTGGAAATACTGCCATTGTTGCAAACAGGTTTTACTGACCCCCCGGGACACCAAAATAAACCTTTATGCCGGGCATACCGGCGAAGGACGTTGCGTTTCGAACAAGTATAGATGCCCCGTGGACGCCTCGGAATTTGAGACCCTTATTATTCCGCCGTCACATATAAAGAAAATCTCCCACCCCGTTATATCACAAATTCTCGGCGAGGCTATGCGGGAAATCCGGTCGTGTCGCAAGGTGGTGTTCGTGGGCTACTCGTTTCCGGATGCCGACGTGCATTTTAAAGCATTGTTCAAGAAAAGTTTATCTCCCCACCAGCAGGTAATCGTTGTGAATAACAGTAAATCCAGAACTTTAAAGTATAATTACCTGGCTTTAAGCAATCACGTGCGCTTTATAAAACTATCCTTTGCTGATTTTTTGATGGACCGGTCCCTGGTGCAGGAAATACTGACCACTACCGGCAGCCCAAATGCCCCCGCACCAGTCTCAATGCCCCTGTATCACCCTGTGCACACCTAA